The genomic stretch CCACCACCAGCGCATTCGACCTCCCGAGGCGCCATGAGGAGCCGGGCCGCGCTCCCCTGCCGGCCCCACGATACCGCGCTTCGCTGGTGACGTGGCTCGTACCCCCCCAACCACTGGGGTGCGCCGCCTACTTCGCGAAGTAGGGATCCATGATGCTCTTCATCACCGGCGGATCCGTCCGCGTTTCGATAGCGCGGTGCCGTGCTTTGACGGGCTCCCGGTAGTACTCGTCCGTCTCGATCCAGAAGCGGCCCTCGACGACGGCTGCGAGTACGCGTTCGGCGACGGCGTCCGGCGTCTGCGCGATCTTGACGAAGTCCTCCAGGTGATCGGCGAGCTCGCCCATCGCCTCGGGGATCGAGACGCTCGCCTCTTCGTCCTGCAGTTCCTTCGGGCGGTTGCGATCGGAGCTCCCGATGTTGGTCATGACCATGCCCGGGCAGAGGCAGTGGGCGGTCACCTTCGATTCGCTGAGGGTGAGCTCGGCGTGCAGCGTCTCCATGATCGCGACGGCGCCGTGCTTCGACGCGTTGTAGGGCCCGAGGAAGGGACCGGAGATGAGTCCGGCGACCGAGGCCGTGACGACGACACTGCCCTCGTCCTGCGCCTTCAGACCGGGCAGGAACACGCGCAGGCCGTGGATGACGCCGTAGAGGTTCACGTCGAGGACCCACTGCCAGTCGTTCGCCGACAGCTGGTCCATCGGGACGGTGGGCGCCGACACCCCCGCGTTCAGACAGACCAGGTGGGCCGGCCCGAACGCGTCGCGGGTGGCCTCGCCGAGGTGCTCCATCGAGGCGCCATCGGCGACGTCGGTCACCACCGGGAGCACCGAAGCCCCGACGGACTCGACCTGGGCCGCGGCCGCCTTCAGGGCCTCTTCTTCGATGTCGGCCATCACGACGTTCATGCCTTCGCGCGCGAAGCACGCGGCGAAGGCCAGACCCATGCCGCTCGCACTGCCCGTGATCACCGCCGTCCGCCCCTCGAACTCCCGCATCGTTCGTCTCCTCGTGTGCGCCGCGCGGCGCGCCGTCACGGTCGCGCGAAGCGGCCCCGGGCGCCAGCGTGCTCGGTCGGGGCCCTACCCGTCGAAGAGACAGATCGCCCGCATCTCGATGCTCTCGCGCGGCGGCGCGTCGGCGCCGGCCACGGGGTCGACGAACGCGGAATGGGGCGTCCAGAAGGGCTGACCCGCCGCCACCCGGTCGCTGTCGTAGGCGCGAAACACGACGACTTCCTCGGGCGTCATTTCGGGGAACGTGACCCAGCGGTGCCCCGGCGATGTCGAGGGCGCCGAGACCCCGAAGGAGTAGAACCCGGTCGGGATGCCCCCGTACTCCGAGACCAGCAGAGGGTGGAGGTCGCTGCGCACCACCGTGCGTGCGTCGCAGAACGCGAGCGGATGGCTCATGCGAGCCGGACCGATGTTTCGCCAGAACTGGAGCGTCAGGATCCTTCGAGCGCGCGCGATGTCGTCGCCCGTGATTCCCGCACGCTCCATGAAGGGCGCGAGGATCGCGCGGTACGGGTGATCCGCATCCTCGATCATCTCGCGATACGACT from Myxococcota bacterium encodes the following:
- a CDS encoding SDR family NAD(P)-dependent oxidoreductase, yielding MREFEGRTAVITGSASGMGLAFAACFAREGMNVVMADIEEEALKAAAAQVESVGASVLPVVTDVADGASMEHLGEATRDAFGPAHLVCLNAGVSAPTVPMDQLSANDWQWVLDVNLYGVIHGLRVFLPGLKAQDEGSVVVTASVAGLISGPFLGPYNASKHGAVAIMETLHAELTLSESKVTAHCLCPGMVMTNIGSSDRNRPKELQDEEASVSIPEAMGELADHLEDFVKIAQTPDAVAERVLAAVVEGRFWIETDEYYREPVKARHRAIETRTDPPVMKSIMDPYFAK
- a CDS encoding CmcJ/NvfI family oxidoreductase: MSHYCRAAMNYVTATDVQAREVEILDGRRLDGLSWEESGFELIRHASEVENWALVDASTLHYDEIGALARRLTGCDAVLYYPALVRNRANAQRSEDLAPIRFVHSDYTESYREMIEDADHPYRAILAPFMERAGITGDDIARARRILTLQFWRNIGPARMSHPLAFCDARTVVRSDLHPLLVSEYGGIPTGFYSFGVSAPSTSPGHRWVTFPEMTPEEVVVFRAYDSDRVAAGQPFWTPHSAFVDPVAGADAPPRESIEMRAICLFDG